Proteins encoded in a region of the Streptomyces liliiviolaceus genome:
- a CDS encoding PTS sugar transporter subunit IIA: MLSHLLPERNIHFTQEKLTWQEAVTQVARPLVEAGDVTPEYVRAMLDSITAGGTYIDLGHGIALAHARPEHGVVRTGISMLRLGEPAPLLDLPEHAVDLYFCFAAADADAHMRAMASLARILSDAHTRQALRDAASAPEVVKLITEFEDSE; the protein is encoded by the coding sequence ATGCTCAGTCACCTTCTCCCCGAGCGGAACATCCACTTCACCCAGGAAAAGCTGACCTGGCAGGAAGCAGTCACCCAGGTCGCCCGTCCGCTGGTGGAGGCCGGAGACGTCACCCCCGAGTACGTCCGGGCCATGCTCGACTCGATCACGGCCGGCGGCACCTACATCGACCTCGGCCACGGCATCGCCCTCGCGCACGCCCGCCCCGAGCACGGAGTGGTGCGTACCGGTATCTCGATGCTCCGCTTGGGCGAACCGGCCCCGCTGCTCGACCTGCCCGAGCACGCGGTCGACCTCTACTTCTGTTTCGCGGCAGCGGACGCCGACGCGCACATGCGCGCCATGGCCTCCCTCGCGCGCATTCTCTCGGACGCCCACACCCGCCAAGCCCTGCGCGACGCGGCTTCGGCGCCCGAGGTAGTCAAACTGATCACCGAATTCGAGGACTCAGAATGA
- a CDS encoding cupin domain-containing protein: MHEHPTDEPCSTSFPPAVLCPGELTSFSRGGGARTVPLVTRAVGAEVFLSGQTLFEGGAGIALHTHNCPESVTILEGDAIVEIDGTEHHVTRFDTTYVAAGTPHRFRNASATEPMRILWIYASVDATRTLVETGVTSRIDAEHVKTAGDNC, translated from the coding sequence GTGCATGAACACCCCACCGACGAGCCCTGCTCCACCTCCTTCCCTCCCGCAGTCCTGTGCCCGGGGGAGCTGACCTCCTTCAGCCGTGGCGGCGGCGCACGCACGGTCCCGCTGGTCACCCGGGCCGTCGGCGCCGAGGTCTTCCTCTCCGGGCAGACCCTTTTCGAGGGCGGCGCCGGCATCGCCCTGCACACCCACAACTGCCCGGAGAGCGTGACCATCCTCGAAGGCGACGCCATCGTGGAGATCGACGGCACCGAACACCACGTCACCCGCTTCGACACCACGTACGTCGCCGCCGGCACCCCCCACCGCTTCCGCAACGCCTCGGCCACCGAGCCCATGCGCATCCTGTGGATCTACGCCTCCGTCGACGCCACCCGCACCCTCGTCGAGACCGGAGTCACCTCACGGATCGACGCGGAGCACGTCAAGACAGCCGGAGACAACTGCTGA
- a CDS encoding DoxX family protein, which yields MFIAYAIVAALMSAVLLASAGAKFTRPKRLVDQMSTIGLPYGALPFLGVAQIAGAGGLVIGLWWAPLGIAAAVALTLYFIGAVAAHLRARDYTGTPPAAVLTAVAITLVALRVATM from the coding sequence ATGTTCATCGCCTATGCCATCGTTGCCGCGCTCATGTCGGCGGTTCTCCTGGCTTCGGCCGGCGCCAAGTTCACCCGGCCGAAACGGCTCGTCGACCAGATGTCCACCATCGGCCTGCCGTACGGAGCGCTGCCGTTCCTGGGTGTCGCCCAGATAGCCGGCGCCGGCGGCCTCGTCATCGGGCTCTGGTGGGCACCGCTCGGAATCGCCGCCGCCGTCGCGCTGACGCTCTACTTCATCGGCGCGGTCGCCGCTCACCTGCGCGCCCGTGACTACACGGGGACACCCCCGGCAGCGGTCCTCACGGCTGTCGCCATCACGCTCGTCGCGCTGCGCGTCGCAACCATGTAG
- a CDS encoding FadR/GntR family transcriptional regulator yields MAELARITVEPREPLAAEVSRRLIDYLMSGEVQPGDRIPSERQLTEMLGVNRPTVREAIKSLGFLGLLEIRQSSGTYFRGTDSDVLYRLFELGLILGERGARDMVQARAELEVVVAGLAAQARDEAGVELLRARLAAMRQCPDEEFPEADTAFHAALGELSGNAVLRDMLKGMRAMIQRGWVERTGAVRSREVAYADHVPIFEAVVAGDAEAARAAMAQHMDGASRRLMEALDRREA; encoded by the coding sequence ATGGCCGAACTCGCCAGGATCACGGTCGAGCCGCGGGAACCGCTGGCCGCCGAGGTGTCCCGCCGACTGATCGACTACCTGATGTCAGGCGAGGTGCAGCCCGGTGACCGGATCCCGTCGGAGCGGCAGCTGACCGAGATGCTCGGGGTGAACCGGCCCACCGTGCGCGAGGCGATCAAGTCGCTCGGGTTCCTCGGACTGCTGGAGATCCGCCAGTCCAGCGGAACGTACTTCCGCGGCACCGACTCCGACGTGCTGTACCGGCTCTTCGAACTGGGCCTGATCCTCGGGGAACGGGGCGCCCGGGACATGGTGCAGGCCCGCGCTGAGCTGGAGGTGGTCGTCGCCGGCCTCGCCGCGCAGGCTCGCGACGAGGCGGGCGTGGAACTCCTGCGCGCACGGCTGGCGGCGATGCGCCAGTGCCCGGACGAGGAGTTCCCCGAGGCGGACACCGCCTTCCACGCCGCCCTGGGCGAGCTGTCGGGCAACGCAGTGCTGCGGGACATGCTCAAGGGCATGCGGGCGATGATCCAGCGGGGTTGGGTGGAGCGCACCGGAGCCGTCCGCTCCCGTGAAGTGGCCTACGCCGACCACGTACCGATCTTCGAAGCGGTCGTGGCGGGGGACGCGGAGGCGGCGCGCGCCGCGATGGCGCAGCACATGGACGGCGCGTCCCGTCGCCTGATGGAAGCCCTCGACCGGCGCGAGGCGTAG
- a CDS encoding transketolase, whose protein sequence is MVSSTARSTRSLEDSHAGGRVFGAADIRAVATARALAVDAVEAAGSGHPGTALALAPVAHLLFQRHVRHDPADPAWEGRDRFVLSCGHASILQYTQLYLTGYGLELDDLRRFRRLGSLTPGHPEYRHTAGVETTTGPLGQGVATAVGMAMALKRDESRLAGADTSPDGPAGRTVWVLCSDGDLQEGISYEAGALAGRHRLDNLVVVWDDNDIQIEGSTGLTTHEDTAARFRAQGWFVQTVGLGADGDVDTDALDLALGAARAETGRPSFIALKSQIAFPAPNAVNTPASHGAPLGTAETAAVKELLGVEGEFTVPADVLEHTRGALERGAELHAVWDRELARWTAEHPEAARARAHAVRPLDPAAAAAVLPHFEPGTSVAPRDASGKVIQALAEALPRLWGGSADLGDSNRTTITSGGSFLPADDSDGQGPLGRNVHWGVREHAMAAALNGIALVGYDTPFAGTFLVFSDYQRPSLRLAALMKLPVVHVWSHDSVALGADGPTHQPVEHLAALRAMPGLAVVRPADANETAAAWLSALNSPGPVGLALARQGLPVLPTPSEAVREGVARGAYAVTDPQEDLDVVLLASGSEVTLAMAARDLLAEREITARVVSVPCLDWFTRQDADYRNSVLPPSVRARVVVEAGTAFGWHGLLGEHGRAVTVDDFGTSAPAEDAMTAVGLTEDAVVEAALASLAATRG, encoded by the coding sequence GTGGTTTCCTCAACAGCACGGTCGACACGGTCCCTTGAGGACTCCCACGCCGGAGGGCGGGTGTTCGGCGCGGCCGACATCCGGGCCGTCGCGACCGCTCGGGCCCTGGCCGTGGACGCCGTCGAGGCCGCGGGTTCCGGACACCCGGGCACGGCGCTGGCCCTCGCGCCCGTGGCGCACCTGCTGTTTCAGCGGCATGTCCGGCACGACCCGGCGGATCCCGCCTGGGAGGGCCGGGACCGGTTCGTGCTGTCCTGCGGCCACGCGAGTATCCTGCAGTACACGCAGCTCTATCTGACCGGATACGGACTGGAGTTGGACGATCTGCGCCGCTTCCGTCGGCTCGGCTCGCTGACGCCCGGTCACCCCGAGTACCGGCACACGGCCGGCGTCGAGACGACCACCGGTCCGCTCGGCCAGGGCGTCGCCACCGCCGTCGGCATGGCGATGGCGCTCAAGCGCGACGAGAGCCGCCTCGCCGGCGCCGACACCTCGCCCGACGGTCCCGCGGGCCGCACCGTGTGGGTGCTGTGCTCCGACGGCGACCTCCAGGAGGGCATCTCCTACGAGGCCGGCGCGCTCGCCGGCCGGCACCGCCTGGACAATCTGGTCGTCGTCTGGGACGACAACGACATCCAGATCGAGGGCTCCACCGGTCTGACGACCCATGAGGACACGGCCGCCCGCTTCCGTGCGCAGGGCTGGTTCGTGCAGACGGTCGGTCTCGGCGCCGACGGCGACGTGGACACCGACGCCCTCGACCTGGCCCTCGGCGCGGCGCGTGCGGAGACCGGCCGGCCCAGCTTCATCGCCCTGAAGTCGCAGATAGCCTTCCCCGCCCCGAACGCCGTCAACACGCCCGCCTCGCACGGCGCGCCGCTCGGCACCGCCGAGACCGCCGCGGTCAAGGAACTGCTGGGCGTCGAAGGCGAGTTCACGGTCCCCGCGGACGTACTGGAGCACACCCGCGGGGCGTTGGAGCGGGGCGCCGAACTGCATGCCGTCTGGGACCGGGAACTGGCCCGCTGGACGGCCGAGCACCCCGAGGCCGCGCGAGCCCGCGCACACGCCGTACGGCCACTGGATCCGGCCGCCGCCGCGGCCGTACTGCCGCACTTCGAGCCCGGGACCTCCGTCGCCCCGCGTGACGCCTCCGGCAAGGTCATCCAGGCACTGGCCGAAGCCCTGCCGAGGCTGTGGGGCGGATCGGCCGACCTCGGCGACAGCAACCGTACGACCATCACGTCGGGCGGATCGTTCCTGCCGGCGGACGACAGCGACGGACAGGGCCCGCTGGGGCGCAACGTCCACTGGGGCGTACGCGAACACGCGATGGCCGCCGCCCTCAACGGCATCGCCCTGGTCGGCTACGACACCCCCTTCGCCGGTACGTTCCTGGTGTTCAGCGACTACCAGCGACCCTCCCTGCGCCTCGCGGCCCTCATGAAGCTGCCCGTGGTGCACGTCTGGAGCCACGACTCCGTGGCCCTGGGCGCGGACGGCCCCACCCACCAGCCCGTCGAACACCTCGCCGCTCTGCGGGCCATGCCGGGACTCGCCGTGGTCCGGCCGGCCGACGCCAACGAGACGGCCGCCGCCTGGCTCAGCGCCCTGAACTCCCCGGGTCCGGTGGGCCTGGCTCTCGCCCGGCAGGGCCTGCCCGTCCTCCCGACACCGTCCGAGGCGGTACGGGAGGGCGTGGCGCGCGGCGCCTACGCGGTGACGGACCCTCAAGAAGACCTCGACGTCGTCCTGTTGGCCAGCGGCAGCGAAGTCACCCTCGCCATGGCGGCACGAGACCTCCTCGCCGAGCGGGAGATCACCGCCCGGGTCGTCTCGGTGCCCTGCCTCGACTGGTTCACCCGGCAGGACGCCGACTACCGCAACAGCGTCCTGCCCCCGTCCGTGCGCGCCCGCGTGGTCGTCGAGGCGGGTACCGCCTTCGGCTGGCACGGCCTGCTCGGCGAGCACGGCCGCGCCGTGACCGTCGACGACTTCGGAACGTCGGCTCCGGCCGAGGACGCCATGACGGCGGTCGGCCTCACCGAGGACGCGGTGGTCGAGGCGGCACTCGCGTCGCTCGCCGCCACCCGCGGCTGA
- a CDS encoding GntR family transcriptional regulator: MAGHKYAQVRDHLLRRVQSLPVGERLPAEGILCSEYDVSRITLRRAVDELVQDGYLVREHGRGTFVSHPRYNLKHRERFVNEVTGFHTQLTRQGHTVTSRVTVQRSERAGTRLAAALGISPATSVVRLERLRSVNGVVHHLAESYVEEDRFPDVLTSDFTDSSLYAHLRARHDVLLVRNEIVVGLHRCDAREAALLEVAEETPLLLATSCVFEPGRKPVIFGTSKFLPDTAELSFDIVADSE, from the coding sequence ATGGCCGGGCACAAGTACGCACAAGTGCGCGACCACCTCTTGCGGCGCGTGCAGAGTCTCCCCGTCGGGGAGCGACTGCCCGCCGAGGGCATCCTGTGCAGCGAGTACGACGTGAGCCGCATCACGCTGCGCCGGGCCGTGGACGAACTGGTCCAGGACGGCTACCTCGTACGGGAGCACGGCCGCGGCACCTTCGTGAGCCACCCCCGCTACAACCTCAAGCACCGCGAGCGGTTCGTGAACGAGGTGACCGGCTTCCACACCCAGCTCACCCGACAGGGGCACACCGTCACCTCACGGGTGACCGTGCAGCGGAGCGAGCGGGCCGGCACCCGCCTGGCCGCCGCGCTCGGCATCAGCCCCGCCACCTCGGTCGTCCGGCTGGAGCGGCTGCGCAGCGTGAACGGCGTGGTGCACCACCTGGCCGAGTCGTACGTCGAGGAGGACCGCTTCCCCGACGTGCTGACCTCGGACTTCACCGACTCCTCCCTGTACGCCCACCTGCGGGCCCGGCACGACGTGCTGCTCGTCCGCAACGAGATCGTCGTCGGACTGCACCGGTGCGACGCGCGGGAAGCCGCACTGCTGGAAGTCGCCGAGGAGACCCCTCTGCTGCTGGCCACCTCGTGCGTCTTCGAGCCGGGGCGAAAACCCGTCATCTTCGGCACCTCGAAGTTCCTGCCGGACACGGCGGAACTGTCCTTCGACATCGTGGCCGACTCCGAGTAG
- a CDS encoding sporulation protein translates to MVFKRLLGSLGVGGPTVDTVLDPGAVLPGGTLNGQVQLRGGEADFTIDHITLELVARVEAEHDDGESEGTAVFDRFTVGGGFRLAAGELHSVPFSMMVPWETPVTELYGQGLGIVLGVRTELAVAGAKDKGDLDQLAVRPLPAQEAILEALGQLGFGFKSADLEWGHIGGTGQQLPFYQEIELAPAPQYAHQVNEIEVTFLATPGGMDVILEADKRGGLFSGGHDAVTRFTVSHYGVEQINWNDEVDRWIRQLVEHHVSRGGHDAYGHSDPHHSSGSYGHGDPYAAQGGYAHKDDHGHGHGHGHGDGHGDRSGPGMGTVVAAGAAGLAVGVVGGMVAAEVVDEVGDFFEGDDDEGEGDED, encoded by the coding sequence ATGGTGTTCAAGCGGCTGCTCGGTTCGCTCGGCGTGGGCGGACCCACGGTGGACACGGTCCTCGACCCGGGCGCGGTGCTGCCCGGCGGGACCCTGAACGGACAGGTACAACTGCGGGGCGGTGAAGCGGACTTCACGATCGATCACATCACCCTGGAACTGGTGGCGCGAGTCGAGGCCGAGCACGACGACGGTGAGTCCGAGGGCACTGCCGTCTTCGACCGGTTCACCGTCGGCGGCGGCTTCCGCCTCGCCGCCGGCGAGCTGCACAGCGTGCCGTTCAGCATGATGGTGCCCTGGGAGACCCCCGTCACCGAGCTGTACGGGCAAGGGCTGGGCATCGTGCTCGGGGTGCGCACCGAGCTGGCGGTGGCGGGAGCCAAGGACAAGGGCGATCTGGACCAGTTGGCGGTGCGCCCGCTGCCTGCCCAGGAGGCGATCCTGGAAGCGCTCGGACAGCTCGGCTTCGGCTTCAAGTCCGCGGACCTGGAATGGGGGCACATCGGCGGCACCGGCCAGCAGTTGCCCTTCTACCAGGAGATCGAGCTCGCCCCGGCGCCGCAGTACGCGCACCAGGTCAACGAGATCGAGGTGACGTTCCTCGCCACCCCGGGCGGCATGGACGTGATCCTGGAGGCCGACAAGCGCGGCGGCCTCTTCTCCGGCGGGCACGACGCGGTGACCCGCTTCACCGTCAGCCACTACGGCGTCGAGCAGATCAACTGGAATGACGAGGTCGACCGGTGGATCCGCCAACTGGTCGAGCACCACGTCTCCCGCGGCGGGCACGACGCGTACGGGCACAGCGATCCGCACCACAGCAGTGGTTCCTACGGACACGGTGACCCCTACGCCGCACAGGGCGGTTACGCCCACAAGGACGACCACGGCCACGGGCATGGTCACGGGCACGGTGATGGCCACGGCGACCGCTCCGGTCCCGGCATGGGCACCGTCGTCGCGGCCGGCGCGGCGGGACTCGCCGTCGGCGTGGTCGGCGGGATGGTCGCGGCCGAGGTCGTCGACGAGGTGGGCGACTTCTTCGAAGGCGACGACGACGAAGGCGAGGGCGACGAGGACTGA
- a CDS encoding PTS ascorbate transporter subunit IIC encodes MNSVLDSLLDVFREPSVIIGLIALLGLLLQRKSLSDTVKGTIKAFVGFLVLAAGAGVVSDALTPFGDMFQHAFGVQGVVPNNEAIVGKVLTDYGSQAALIFFFGMVVNVLLARLTVFKFIYMSGHVALYLAAMIAVILIANGFSTWQAILWGSLAQGLITTLSPALVQPWMRKVTKNDNVALGHTGNFGIATSGLVAKFFGDSSKSTEDLKIPKGLGFLRDTTVVIAGSMGVIYLLVTLVAGPGYVERELSNGQWYVLWAIMQAGKFAAGVFIILAGVRVVLAEIIPAFKGISEKLVPNARPALDVPIVFTFAPNAVLVGFLASFVGGLIGMGILVAVGGTIIIPGIVAHFMTGAASGVIGNATGGRRGAVLGAMANGLLITFLPLLVLPFLGDVGLQNSTFSDADFGVSGLLIGGAERIGHIAVIALVLIALAATFVASTLVARRGSTNEVTAEKETQPAG; translated from the coding sequence GTGAACAGCGTTCTGGACAGTCTTCTGGATGTCTTCCGTGAGCCATCCGTCATCATCGGCCTGATCGCCCTCCTGGGCCTGTTGCTCCAGCGCAAGTCCCTTTCCGACACCGTCAAGGGGACCATCAAGGCGTTCGTCGGTTTCCTCGTCCTCGCGGCCGGTGCCGGCGTGGTCTCCGACGCGCTGACCCCGTTCGGCGACATGTTCCAGCACGCCTTCGGAGTGCAGGGAGTGGTGCCCAACAACGAGGCCATCGTCGGCAAGGTGCTCACCGACTACGGCTCGCAGGCCGCGCTGATCTTCTTCTTCGGCATGGTCGTGAACGTATTGCTGGCCCGGCTCACCGTGTTCAAGTTCATCTACATGTCGGGGCACGTGGCCCTGTACCTGGCGGCCATGATCGCCGTCATCCTCATCGCGAACGGCTTCAGCACCTGGCAGGCCATCCTCTGGGGCTCCCTCGCCCAGGGCCTGATCACCACCCTTTCGCCGGCGCTCGTCCAGCCCTGGATGCGCAAGGTCACCAAGAACGACAACGTCGCACTCGGCCACACCGGCAACTTCGGCATCGCCACCAGCGGCCTCGTCGCCAAGTTCTTCGGTGACTCCTCCAAGTCCACCGAGGACCTGAAGATCCCCAAGGGCCTCGGCTTCCTGCGTGACACCACGGTCGTCATCGCCGGCTCCATGGGCGTCATCTACCTGCTGGTCACTCTGGTGGCAGGCCCCGGATACGTCGAGCGCGAGCTCAGCAACGGCCAGTGGTACGTGTTGTGGGCGATCATGCAGGCCGGCAAGTTCGCCGCGGGCGTGTTCATCATCCTCGCCGGTGTCCGTGTCGTCCTCGCCGAGATCATCCCCGCCTTCAAGGGCATCTCGGAGAAGCTGGTGCCCAACGCCCGGCCCGCGCTGGACGTCCCGATCGTCTTCACCTTCGCCCCGAACGCCGTACTCGTCGGCTTCCTGGCCAGCTTCGTCGGCGGGCTCATCGGCATGGGCATCCTCGTGGCCGTCGGCGGCACGATCATCATCCCCGGCATCGTCGCCCACTTCATGACGGGCGCCGCCTCGGGTGTCATCGGCAACGCGACCGGCGGACGGCGCGGCGCCGTCCTCGGTGCCATGGCCAACGGCCTGCTGATCACCTTCCTGCCGCTGCTCGTCCTGCCCTTCCTCGGCGACGTCGGCCTGCAGAACTCCACCTTCTCCGACGCCGACTTCGGTGTCTCCGGCCTGCTGATCGGCGGCGCCGAACGCATCGGCCACATAGCCGTCATCGCTCTCGTCCTCATCGCCCTGGCAGCCACCTTCGTCGCCAGCACCCTCGTCGCCCGGCGCGGCTCCACCAACGAGGTCACCGCGGAGAAGGAAACTCAGCCCGCGGGCTGA
- a CDS encoding alpha/beta fold hydrolase, whose amino-acid sequence MPHPTTYVLVHGAWHDGRSWNRVAPLLTAEGHRVFAPSLTGHGDKADLLGPEVGLTTHTDDVIGLILEHDLNDVVLVGHSYAGLVISNVANRVPERISRLVYLDAMVPTHGENAIDVMPLTQALIDGAAGSAQPWRIPPLPELAAPLGLFGVTDPDDISWLKSTLTDESVLCFQQPAEMDDPAQASIPRAHILCVGNEPEGVARRPIPKFQPNGEPSRVHTLDTGHDAMITKPAELCALLLDNS is encoded by the coding sequence ATGCCCCATCCGACCACCTACGTCCTCGTACACGGGGCCTGGCACGACGGGCGGTCCTGGAACCGCGTCGCGCCCCTGCTCACCGCCGAAGGCCACCGTGTCTTCGCGCCGTCCCTCACGGGCCACGGGGACAAGGCCGACCTGCTCGGCCCCGAGGTCGGCCTCACCACCCACACCGACGACGTCATCGGCCTCATCCTCGAACACGACCTGAACGACGTCGTCCTCGTCGGACACAGCTACGCGGGCCTGGTCATCTCCAACGTGGCCAACCGGGTTCCCGAGCGGATCTCCCGCCTGGTGTACCTCGACGCGATGGTGCCGACACACGGTGAGAACGCCATCGACGTCATGCCCCTCACACAGGCCCTGATCGACGGTGCCGCCGGCAGTGCCCAGCCCTGGCGCATTCCGCCTCTGCCGGAACTCGCCGCGCCGCTCGGCCTCTTCGGCGTCACCGACCCCGACGACATCTCCTGGCTCAAGAGCACGCTGACGGATGAGTCGGTGCTCTGCTTCCAGCAACCGGCCGAGATGGACGACCCCGCACAGGCGTCCATCCCACGGGCCCACATCCTGTGCGTCGGGAACGAGCCCGAGGGCGTCGCCCGGCGGCCCATCCCGAAGTTTCAGCCCAACGGCGAGCCGTCTCGCGTCCACACCCTGGACACCGGCCACGACGCCATGATCACCAAGCCCGCGGAACTCTGCGCCCTGCTGCTCGACAACTCCTGA
- a CDS encoding winged helix-turn-helix transcriptional regulator has protein sequence MSSTLGIRQVPEGTLRRVSLRPGTVFLADCPARLAIEIISSKWAVVTLFALTDGPLRHGELVELIGGVSRKVLTQTLRRLQDNGLIERRAYAEAPPRVEYSLTELGHTLEEPIRRLTDWARTNGEAVAAFHDAAAEKDASSDPSHGPDGPTA, from the coding sequence ATGTCTTCGACGTTAGGCATCCGTCAGGTACCTGAAGGTACCCTTCGGCGCGTGAGCCTCCGCCCCGGAACCGTGTTCCTCGCCGACTGCCCCGCCCGCCTGGCCATCGAGATCATCTCCAGCAAATGGGCCGTGGTCACGCTCTTCGCCTTGACCGACGGCCCCCTGCGACACGGCGAGCTGGTCGAGCTCATCGGCGGTGTCTCACGCAAAGTACTGACGCAGACGCTGCGCCGTCTTCAGGACAACGGGCTCATCGAACGACGTGCGTACGCCGAGGCGCCACCACGCGTGGAGTACAGCCTGACCGAGCTGGGGCACACCTTGGAAGAGCCCATCAGAAGGCTCACCGACTGGGCACGAACCAACGGAGAAGCGGTTGCCGCCTTTCACGATGCGGCCGCGGAGAAGGACGCATCGAGCGACCCCTCCCATGGGCCCGACGGGCCGACGGCGTGA
- a CDS encoding PTS sugar transporter subunit IIB: MKFLAMCSTGLGSSFMVRMNIETVVRELGLQDVTVEHSDISSAGPDSADVFVVAKDLEDAVQGLGDVVVLNSIIDMDELRGAVKEAAARHGVA; this comes from the coding sequence ATGAAGTTCCTGGCGATGTGCAGCACCGGATTGGGCAGCAGCTTCATGGTGCGCATGAACATCGAGACCGTCGTACGCGAACTGGGGCTCCAGGACGTCACGGTGGAGCACTCCGACATCAGTTCCGCCGGTCCCGACAGCGCGGACGTGTTCGTCGTCGCGAAGGACCTGGAGGACGCCGTCCAGGGTCTGGGTGACGTGGTCGTGCTGAACAGCATCATCGACATGGACGAGCTGCGCGGCGCGGTCAAGGAAGCGGCCGCGCGACACGGCGTCGCCTGA
- a CDS encoding CitMHS family transporter, producing MLAVLGFATLGSFMLLVMRKYLSAFTAIMLTPIAAALIAGKGAKLGDMIMNGLDTVAPTAALLLFAVLYFGLMMEVKLFEPIVQAIVRATKGDPVRIVVGTAVLSLCVALDGDGTTTYMIVCSAFLPVYRRLGINPLILATLAAMALGTISGTTPWGGAATRGISVLHLSATEYFVHMLAPMALTSLAIIAVAYWLGLRERGKLDPEKLSAYKLEIASGEAFEPVEVDWRMWFNAALTVLLMALLILEVADLLVLFMVAFVIALLVNIRKIGDQQDLIKRQAANAVPVMILVLAAGVFTGIMTDSGMIKAMADAALSIVPEGWGNVIPLFTAVLALPLGFFMSNDAYWFGVVPVLAESAAHYGIPANEIARAGAIGQILHMMGPTSAPLWVLLGLVKAELGDFQKHALRWGVLVSFAYIAFAVVTGAISVT from the coding sequence ATGCTCGCCGTCCTCGGCTTCGCCACACTGGGCAGCTTCATGCTGCTCGTCATGCGGAAGTATCTCTCCGCCTTCACCGCCATCATGCTCACGCCCATCGCCGCGGCCCTGATCGCGGGCAAGGGCGCCAAGCTCGGCGACATGATCATGAACGGTCTGGACACGGTCGCGCCCACCGCCGCCCTGCTGCTGTTCGCCGTCCTCTACTTCGGTCTGATGATGGAGGTCAAGCTCTTCGAGCCGATCGTCCAGGCCATCGTGCGCGCCACGAAAGGCGACCCGGTCCGCATCGTCGTCGGCACCGCCGTGCTGTCCCTATGCGTCGCCCTGGACGGCGACGGCACCACCACCTACATGATCGTCTGCTCCGCGTTCCTGCCCGTCTACCGGCGCCTCGGCATCAACCCGCTCATTCTCGCCACCCTCGCCGCGATGGCGCTGGGCACCATCTCCGGCACCACGCCCTGGGGCGGCGCCGCCACCCGTGGCATCAGCGTCCTGCATCTGAGCGCCACCGAATACTTCGTCCACATGCTCGCCCCCATGGCGCTCACCAGCCTGGCCATCATCGCCGTCGCCTACTGGCTCGGCCTGCGTGAACGCGGCAAGCTCGACCCCGAGAAGCTCAGCGCCTACAAGTTGGAGATCGCTTCCGGCGAGGCGTTCGAGCCGGTCGAGGTCGACTGGCGCATGTGGTTCAACGCCGCCCTCACCGTGCTCCTCATGGCGCTGCTCATCCTGGAGGTCGCCGACCTCCTGGTGCTCTTCATGGTGGCCTTCGTGATCGCCCTGCTGGTCAACATCCGCAAGATCGGCGACCAGCAGGACCTCATCAAGCGCCAGGCGGCCAACGCGGTCCCGGTGATGATCCTGGTCCTGGCCGCCGGTGTGTTCACCGGCATCATGACCGACTCCGGCATGATCAAGGCCATGGCGGACGCGGCCCTGTCGATCGTTCCCGAGGGCTGGGGCAATGTCATCCCGCTCTTCACCGCCGTCCTCGCGCTGCCGCTCGGGTTCTTCATGTCGAACGACGCGTACTGGTTCGGTGTCGTGCCCGTCCTGGCCGAGTCCGCCGCGCACTACGGCATCCCCGCCAACGAGATCGCCAGGGCCGGCGCCATCGGGCAGATCCTGCACATGATGGGCCCCACCAGCGCGCCCCTGTGGGTTCTGCTCGGGCTCGTCAAGGCGGAACTGGGAGACTTCCAGAAGCACGCCCTGCGCTGGGGCGTCCTGGTCTCCTTCGCGTACATCGCCTTCGCGGTGGTCACCGGCGCGATCAGCGTCACCTGA